The following DNA comes from Eretmochelys imbricata isolate rEreImb1 chromosome 2, rEreImb1.hap1, whole genome shotgun sequence.
TTTACTCAGGAGGGGACATTCTCTCTCTGGACACACAGGCAAACTCTCAGATATGTTGCTCTCCCTCTTCTTCAAACAAGCCATATGATAAGTGCTCCACCCTGCTTTTAAACGGACAGCTTCCATTTACCAACCAAACAGTAAAACATACTAACAACATCAAAATAAAATGATTGTTGATAACTGGCATAATTACTCCAGGATCCTTCTGTAACCCAGGTGCCTAATAGGGATATATCTCTTGAAGAGATCTACAgttgggtgggggaaagaggtaggAATGAGTTGAGTCTGGatccttgtttttgttttttttttttttggtgtgaaaAACTGATCTTTATTTTCCAGAAATATACAAACTTATTTCATTtctccatcttcttcttcttctactcCTCTGATGTACAGGTCATTGTTACATCTTATCAAAACTTCACCAAGGCACCCTGACAATGCACCATCTATGTATTCTTCTGGGTTTGCAAGCTGCATGTTCATGCACCTGTCGACAGACACCAGGTAGCCCTTGTACTCCATCCCCCACTTCAGCTTCACCATCACTGGCTTTCCTGTCAGCCCATTCAGGAAGGGCCTGGGGTTCAGGGGCAAGCTCATGGTAACGCAGCCAGGCACAAGGCAGcggtaaaaacaaaaattactcgCAGGGCCGCATGGCAGATTCACAAATAGCTCTCCATACTCAGAAGTTTAAATctttaaatctttaaaatctttaaaaaagggaagaaggaggatcctgggaactacaggccagtcagcctcacctcagtccctggaaaaatcatggagcaggtcctcaaagaatcaatcctgaagtacttgcatgagaggaaagtgatcaggaacagccagcatggattcaccaagggaaggtcatacctgactaatctaatcgccttttatcatgagattactggttctgtggatgaagggaaagcagtggatgtattgtttcttgactttagcaaagcttttgacacggtctcccacagtattcttgtcagcaagttaaagaagtatgggctggatgaatgcactataaggtgggtagaaagctggctagattgtcgggctcaacgggtagtgatcaatggctccatgtctagttggcagccggtgtcaagtggagtgccccaggggtcggtcctggggccggttttgttcaatatcttcataaatgatctggaggatggtgtggattgcactctcagcaaatttgcggacgatactaaactgggaggagtggtagatacactggaggggagggataggatacagaaggacctagacaaattggaggattgggccaaaagaaatctgatgaggttcaataaggataagtgcagggtcctgcacttaggacggaagaatccaatgca
Coding sequences within:
- the LOC144260689 gene encoding small nuclear ribonucleoprotein F-like; the protein is MESESRKQEPIELPHPIPETSEYGELFVNLPCGPASNFCFYRCLVPGCVTMSLPLNPRPFLNGLTGKPVMVKLKWGMEYKGYLVSVDRCMNMQLANPEEYIDGALSGCLGEVLIRCNNDLYIRGVEEEEDGEMK